ATTTGGCAGAAAAATGTTTTGATAAAAACATTAAAGTGTGCATTAACACTGAAAATTGCATTTACAATATTTCACTATAATTTCTGTAGTTGGACAAATGCTAAAAATTTAATACATTAATTTTTAACTTTGCATTTTTATAAATAAAATAATTAATATGGCAAAAGTAATTGCACTGGCAAACCAAAAAGGAGGGGTTGGGAAAACAACAACAGCAATTAATTTGAGTGCTGCCTTGGCCGTTTTAGAGTATAAAGTTTTACTTATTGATGCTGATCCGCAAGGAAATTCAACTTCAGGAATAGGTTTCGATGTTCGGCATATAAAATCAAGTATATATGAATGTTTGATAGACGATGTAGATCCTAATAGTGCTATTCTGAATACAGAAATTGAATATCTCGATTTACTTCCTTCAAATATAGATCTTGTTGGTGCCGAAATTGAAATTTTGAACAGACCCAATCGGGAAAATGTTTTACGTAATGTTATTGAAAAAATCAATAAAAACTACGATTTTATATTTATTGATTGCTCGCCATCATTAGGATTGATAACCGTAAATTCCTTAACTGCTGCAGATACTGTTATGATTCCAGTTCAGTGTGAATATTTTGCTTTGGAAGGGCTCGGGAAACTTCTTAACACAATCAAAATTATACAAGGACGTTTAAATACTGCTTTAGAAATTGAAGGATTTTTGCTTACTATGTACGATACACGATTAAACCTCTCTAACCAAGTTGTAGATGAAGTTAAAAAACATTTCAAACAAATGGTTTTTGATACAATAATTCAAAGAAATGTTACACTTGGCGAGGCGCCAAGCTATGGCCAATCAGTTTTGTCTTACGATATTAAATCAAAAGGCTCTAAAAATTATCTGAATTTAGCAAGAGAACTTTTGCAAAAAAATAATATGACAAAAATTGATCAATCTATGATTTGATGTTTGAAATATCAGATTCTTAGTGTTTCGTAAATATACATAAGAAAACAAGTAAAATTTGAAATCCATAGTAGAATTGGAAAAATGTTAATGTCAGAATTATTAAATAAGGAAAAACTCAATGATTGATTTAAGGCAAAAAGCATTTAATAGTATTAGCAGAGTTTTAGCAATAACTCGCTATGATATTGAACAACGCCAGTTGATAAATGAATATGGATTAAATATACACGCAGAAAATTACTTTAGAGATGTGTTCAATTTTGTTTACGGCTACAACTTTGAAAATGATAATTTTAAAAGCCAAAATAGTTCTTGTGTTGATTTAGTAGATGAAAGTCGGAAATTAGCCTATCAAATTACAACAACCCGAACAAAAGAAAAAGTTGAAAACACATTTAAAGCCCTAAAAAAAGAAAAGTATAAAAATTATACCATCAAAATATTTTATCTTCTTGATAAATCAAAACCTAGTGAAAAAACCATTGAAGAATTCAAAAATGATTATGGAATTGATTTGAATGATTGTTTATTAGACTACACAGACTTGATAAATAAAATAAATGACCTTACAGATGATAAGCTCATCGAATTAGACAATAAACATTTCAAAAACAATACAGAAAAATATACAGATGAAATTGTATTAAATCTTGTTTTTAAACACCTAATACAAAATTATTCTAAAATAAACCCCAACTATGATGATGATTTTGGAACTATTGATACTAGTGAAAAAATAGAACTAAATAATATAAACAGTAGAATTGCAAGTGAAATAAATGGCGGTTTAGATTACATCAATATTGTAGATAGTGAAAATGATTTATTAAGTGATTTGAGAAAATTAGTAGTAGATGAATTATATAAAGATATTTTAGTGCATTTGTTATTGCCTAAAGTGTCAAAGTCTGTATTAGTGGATAAAACATTATCGGAACTAAATGATTTATGCAAAACTAATAATATAGATTTCAATAAAATTATTAATAATTTACATCAAAATTTAGAAGGTAAAATAAATATCAAAGACTTTAATTCAATGTCAATTAGTTGGATTATTATATCTTTCTTTTTTGAAATTTGTGATATAGGTATAAAAAAATGATAATTCCTAGTAATACTATACAGCCTGTTGATAGTCTCATAAGTATTTCAGCTATTATTATTGAAATATTAAAGGAGGCTAATATGTCTTTGGATGATTTGTTGGAGGTATTTAATAGAAGGTATTATAAGAAAATAGCAATAGAAAAATTGATTTTAGCAGTTGATTTTCTCTATATGACGGATAAAATAATGGATAATAATGAAATTATTAAAATTAACATCTAGTAATCCAAAATTCAGAACAATAAACTTTGAAAAAGGTTTAAATATTGTTGTTGGTACGCAATTGACCAAAGAGCAAAAAAAATCTATTAATGGTATAGGAAAAAGTATGTCCTTATCTTTAATTCATTATATGTTTGGTTCAAGTTTTAAGACTAAAGCAGATAAAAAACTCAAAGAGTATTTATCAAATTATGGAGACTTTATATTAACTTTTATTCATCGTGAAAAAGAACATATCATAAAGAAGAATTTTTCGCAAAGAGATTTTTATTTAAATGGGGGAAAAGTAACACAAACCAATTACCCAAAAGAATTAAACAAACTATTTTTAGGTAGTGTCGATTCTAAACCATCATTTAAACAAACTTTTAATTGCTTTGCAAGAAAACATAGTAGCGAAATAAGTTATTATAGTAATATTTTAGCACAACAAGGTCGTCCGCTTGAAGATTATTCCCAAAGGTATGCTAACCTATCTTTACTTAAGATTGATTTAAAATTAGTAGAGAAAAGTTATGATATAAAAAAGAAATTAGAAAAATTAGAAAAAGCTAAAACAACTATTGAAGAATACAAAAAGGCTCTGGATAGTTCAAATGTCAATGACATTAAAGATGAAATTAAAAGATTAGATATTCAGTTACGAGATTTTATTATAGCAGAAAATTTTGATGCATTAAAGCAAAAAGCAGATGACTTAACATCGCAACTAAATGAACTTAGGAATCAGATATTTTTTAACGACAACAGATTAAAAAGAAAAGAAATAAGCCTTGAAGATTCAAAAAGCACAAATATTGATATAAAAAAAATAG
The Bacteroidota bacterium DNA segment above includes these coding regions:
- a CDS encoding SMEK domain-containing protein: MIDLRQKAFNSISRVLAITRYDIEQRQLINEYGLNIHAENYFRDVFNFVYGYNFENDNFKSQNSSCVDLVDESRKLAYQITTTRTKEKVENTFKALKKEKYKNYTIKIFYLLDKSKPSEKTIEEFKNDYGIDLNDCLLDYTDLINKINDLTDDKLIELDNKHFKNNTEKYTDEIVLNLVFKHLIQNYSKINPNYDDDFGTIDTSEKIELNNINSRIASEINGGLDYINIVDSENDLLSDLRKLVVDELYKDILVHLLLPKVSKSVLVDKTLSELNDLCKTNNIDFNKIINNLHQNLEGKINIKDFNSMSISWIIISFFFEICDIGIKK
- a CDS encoding ParA family protein, with amino-acid sequence MAKVIALANQKGGVGKTTTAINLSAALAVLEYKVLLIDADPQGNSTSGIGFDVRHIKSSIYECLIDDVDPNSAILNTEIEYLDLLPSNIDLVGAEIEILNRPNRENVLRNVIEKINKNYDFIFIDCSPSLGLITVNSLTAADTVMIPVQCEYFALEGLGKLLNTIKIIQGRLNTALEIEGFLLTMYDTRLNLSNQVVDEVKKHFKQMVFDTIIQRNVTLGEAPSYGQSVLSYDIKSKGSKNYLNLARELLQKNNMTKIDQSMI